The following coding sequences lie in one Zingiber officinale cultivar Zhangliang chromosome 2B, Zo_v1.1, whole genome shotgun sequence genomic window:
- the LOC122048396 gene encoding ethylene-responsive transcription factor ERF034-like, whose product MVHARFVAYVVSRSLSSALRSPFTRSSGTLNTARTAVSRMKPESDKTAAAAAAAAAEKQRRRSRGEEEQRRGGSGEVRYLGVRKRQWGKWVSEIRLPRSRERIWLGSYDAPEKAARAFDAAAFCLRGAAARLNFPDQLPAEFTTAASSHGQIQAAAARHASNQPPPVMEETSPASPALVGEEFFFEHDDFWCELYPVAAGNQCRERPAAAVAEEEKPASEMSMEVRDDFYPFAYENFFSDEFFPVAAGNQCRERPAAAVAEDLEATPDNQEKPAPEKSMEVRDDFYPIACEDFFSDELFPVLPPAAAAADCYEDRIEIFDEFPTLWSF is encoded by the exons ATGGTCCACGCCCGATTCGTGGCTTACGTCGTGTCTCGATCGCTGTCGTCGGCGCTGAGGTCACCTTTCACGCGGTCGAGCGGCACTTTAAATACCGCGCGCACCGCTGT CTCTCGAATGAAGCCCGAGAGTGACAAGACGgcggcagcggcggcggcggcggctgcgGAGAAACAGAGGAGGAGGAGTAGGGGAGAGGAGGAACAGAGGAGGGGCGGCTCAGGCGAGGTACGGTACTTGGGGGTGAGGAAGAGGCAGTGGGGGAAGTGGGTGTCGGAGATCCGCCTCCCGCGGAGCCGGGAGAGGATATGGCTCGGTTCTTACGACGCGCCGGAGAAGGCCGCGCGGGCCTTCGACGCGGCCGCGTTCTGCCTCCGCGGCGCCGCCGCGCGGCTCAACTTCCCCGACCAGCTCCCGGCAGAATTCACGACGGCGGCCTCGTCGCACGGGCAAATCCAAGCCGCGGCGGCACGGCACGCCAGTAATCAGCCTCCGCCGGTGATGGAAGAGACCTCGCCGGCTTCGCCGGCGCTTGTAGGCGAAGAATTCTTTTTTGAGCACGACGACTTCTGGTGCGAATTATATCCGGTGGCGGCGGGGAACCAATGCCGTGAGCGGCCGGCGGCAGCAGTGGCGGAGGAGGAGAAGCCGGCGTCGGAGATGTCAATGGAAGTGCGCGATGATTTTTACCCTTTCGCCTACGAGAACTTCTTCTCCGATGAGTTTTTTCCGGTGGCGGCGGGGAACCAATGCCGTGAGCGGCCGGCGGCGGCAGTGGCTGAGGACCTGGAGGCGACGCCGGATAACCAGGAGAAGCCGGCGCCGGAGAAGTCAATGGAAGTGCGCGATGATTTTTACCCTATCGCGTGCGAGGACTTCTTCTCCGATGAGCTTTTTCCGGTGCTGccgccggcggcggcggcggcggattgCTACGAGGATCGGATTGAGATCTTTGATGAATTCCCAACTCTTTGGAGCTTCTAG